The following proteins come from a genomic window of Methanobacterium sp. Maddingley MBC34:
- a CDS encoding methyl coenzyme M reductase, beta subunit (PFAM: Methyl-coenzyme M reductase beta subunit, C-terminal domain~TIGRFAM: methyl-coenzyme M reductase, beta subunit), with protein GAEGTVGSVIESMVTRAKADGVIGVEKDLNGFSVYGTDDLAKWNAYAAAGQLAATMVNQGAARAAQGVSSTILYYNDILEFETGLPSVDFGRAEGVAVGFSFFSHSIYGGGGPGIFNGNHIVTRHSKGFAIPCVAAAMSLDAGTQLFSPEATSGLIKEVFSQVDAFREPLKYVNEAAAEIKNQI; from the coding sequence CGGTGCCGAAGGTACTGTTGGATCAGTCATAGAATCCATGGTTACAAGGGCCAAAGCAGATGGTGTTATTGGTGTAGAAAAAGACCTGAATGGATTCAGTGTCTACGGAACCGATGACCTGGCTAAGTGGAACGCATACGCAGCTGCAGGACAATTAGCAGCCACCATGGTTAACCAAGGTGCTGCACGTGCTGCTCAAGGTGTGTCCTCAACTATTCTGTACTACAATGATATTCTAGAATTCGAAACTGGTCTCCCAAGCGTAGACTTCGGTCGAGCTGAAGGTGTAGCTGTAGGATTCTCCTTCTTCAGCCACTCTATATACGGTGGTGGAGGTCCTGGTATCTTTAACGGAAACCACATTGTGACTCGACACAGTAAAGGTTTCGCTATACCATGTGTAGCAGCCGCCATGTCTCTAGACGCAGGTACACAGTTGTTCTCACCTGAAGCAACCTCCGGACTAATCAAAGAAGTGTTCAGTCAAGTGGACGCGTTCCGAGAACCACTGAAATACGTGAACGAAGCAGCAGCGGAGATTAAAAACCAAATCTAA
- a CDS encoding methyl-coenzyme M reductase operon protein D (PFAM: Methyl-coenzyme M reductase operon protein D~TIGRFAM: methyl-coenzyme M reductase operon protein D) — protein sequence MDIEIFPHRLLSADTTEKLLNNLEELEGVKRMVIQGQRLPQTEENPDRRVITILGEEVDLQVKTGRVLMDIEEEEIIEEVRTICDDTLPFGYNIHVGTFIRKHKTVSDNLKYGEASDEIPEEMFGLTDQNAQLSERATIIKKKD from the coding sequence ATGGACATCGAAATCTTTCCACACAGACTTTTAAGCGCAGACACTACTGAAAAGTTGTTGAACAACTTGGAAGAACTTGAAGGCGTAAAAAGAATGGTAATACAGGGACAAAGACTTCCTCAAACTGAAGAAAACCCTGACCGAAGAGTCATCACCATTTTAGGTGAAGAAGTGGACTTACAGGTAAAAACAGGGCGAGTACTAATGGATATTGAGGAAGAAGAAATCATCGAAGAAGTTAGAACTATATGTGATGATACTCTGCCTTTCGGGTACAACATACATGTTGGAACTTTTATCCGGAAGCATAAGACCGTCAGCGACAACTTGAAATATGGCGAAGCATCTGATGAGATACCCGAAGAAATGTTTGGGTTAACTGATCAAAACGCTCAACTCAGTGAAAGAGCCACTATTATCAAAAAGAAGGATTAA
- a CDS encoding methyl-coenzyme M reductase I operon protein C (PFAM: Methyl-coenzyme M reductase operon protein C~TIGRFAM: methyl-coenzyme M reductase I operon protein C), with translation MIGKCTHVVDCRETMGMGEGGGIAQRGTFAECGNEVLAIAMSPGRRHITKPVCEITFALREANILTSTLVLNAGAGVPQDAPTAGSGSLFGLTPKEKEQIGRFKLVVVHLGGVRHHIVYKARLILRHVNRPCIIICEYPVDFEDFAKIGVKTKAVMPEEPKTKGEIVDIISGVIRGETCPQDKLDEIIRKVRLALGGA, from the coding sequence ATGATAGGCAAATGTACCCACGTAGTCGATTGTAGAGAAACAATGGGAATGGGCGAAGGAGGCGGAATAGCCCAGCGAGGGACATTTGCAGAATGTGGAAATGAAGTACTGGCCATAGCAATGTCTCCAGGAAGGAGACACATAACTAAACCAGTATGCGAAATAACCTTTGCCCTGCGGGAAGCAAACATTTTGACCAGTACACTGGTCCTGAACGCAGGTGCAGGAGTACCTCAGGACGCACCCACTGCCGGTTCAGGCAGCCTTTTTGGTCTGACTCCAAAGGAGAAAGAACAAATCGGAAGATTTAAACTTGTGGTAGTGCATCTGGGAGGGGTTAGACATCACATTGTATACAAGGCCCGCCTGATTTTACGACATGTAAATCGGCCCTGTATAATTATATGCGAATACCCCGTGGACTTTGAGGATTTCGCCAAGATCGGTGTTAAAACCAAAGCAGTTATGCCCGAGGAACCTAAAACCAAAGGTGAAATTGTGGACATTATCAGTGGAGTTATAAGAGGAGAAACCTGTCCCCAAGATAAATTGGATGAAATTATTAGAAAGGTGAGATTAGCATTAGGAGGTGCATGA
- a CDS encoding methyl-coenzyme M reductase, gamma subunit (PFAM: Methyl-coenzyme M reductase gamma subunit~TIGRFAM: methyl-coenzyme M reductase, gamma subunit): MAQYYPGTSKVAENRRRFCNPEIELDKLREISDEDVVKILGHRAPGEEYPSVHPPLEEMDEPDDAIREMVEPLDGAKAGDRVRYIQFADSMYFAPAHPFLRSRAYLCRYRGADAGTLSGRQIIETRERDLEKVSKELLETEFFDPARTGFRGKTVHGHSLRLDEDGMMFDMLRRQVFNKSTGKVEGVKNQIGDELDEPVILGEPLDEATLKEKTTIYRKDGEAYRDDADAVEVLHRIHVLRSQGGFCPE, from the coding sequence ATGGCACAATACTACCCAGGAACCAGTAAGGTAGCAGAAAACCGGAGAAGATTCTGCAACCCAGAAATAGAATTAGATAAATTAAGGGAGATCTCCGACGAAGATGTAGTTAAGATTTTAGGTCACAGAGCTCCTGGTGAAGAATACCCCAGCGTACACCCACCTCTAGAAGAGATGGATGAACCTGATGACGCTATCCGTGAAATGGTTGAACCATTGGATGGTGCAAAAGCCGGTGACCGAGTACGATACATACAGTTCGCAGACTCCATGTACTTTGCTCCAGCCCACCCATTCTTAAGGTCAAGGGCTTACTTATGCAGATACAGAGGAGCTGACGCTGGTACCCTATCAGGACGGCAAATTATCGAAACCCGTGAAAGAGACCTGGAAAAAGTTTCCAAGGAACTCTTAGAAACGGAGTTCTTCGACCCAGCCCGAACAGGTTTCAGAGGAAAAACTGTACACGGACACTCCCTAAGACTTGATGAAGACGGTATGATGTTCGACATGCTGCGAAGACAAGTCTTCAACAAATCCACTGGAAAAGTTGAAGGAGTAAAAAACCAGATTGGTGACGAACTCGACGAACCAGTGATATTAGGAGAACCACTAGACGAAGCCACACTCAAGGAAAAAACCACTATCTACCGTAAAGATGGTGAAGCTTACCGAGACGACGCTGACGCAGTAGAAGTACTGCACAGAATACACGTACTAAGATCCCAAGGTGGGTTCTGTCCGGAATAA
- a CDS encoding methyl-coenzyme M reductase, alpha subunit (PFAM: Methyl-coenzyme M reductase alpha subunit, N-terminal domain; Methyl-coenzyme M reductase alpha subunit, C-terminal domain~TIGRFAM: methyl-coenzyme M reductase, alpha subunit) — MAEKMFIEALKKAFKEDPTEKTTEYYKFGGWKQSERKREFVAAGKEVAAKRGIPQYDPDVGTPLGQRVLMPYNVSTTDTFVEGDDLHFVNNAAMQQFWDDIRRTVVVGLNTAHTVIEKRLGKEVTPETITHYLETVNHAMPGAAVVQEHMVETHPLLVADSYVKVFTGNDEIADEIDQRYVLDINKEFPEHQAKVLKEEVGDGMWTIVRIPTIVSRTCDGGTTSRWSAMQVGMSMISAYKQAAGEAATGDFAYAAKHAEVIHMGTYLPVRRARGENEPGGIAFGYLADICQSSRVNWEDPVRVTLDVVASGAMLYDQIWLGSYMSGGVGFTQYATAAYTDNILDDFTYFGKEYVEDKFGMTEAPNTMDTVLDVGSEVTFYALEQFEEYPALLETIFGGSQRASIVAAAAGCSTAMATGNAQTGLSAWYLSMYLHKEQHSRLGFYGYDLQDQCGASNVFSIRNDEGLPTELRGANYPNYAMNVGHQGEYAGIAQAAHAARGDAFVLNPLVKIAFADPNLTFDFTQVRAEFAKGALREFEPAGERALISPAK; from the coding sequence ATGGCTGAAAAAATGTTTATTGAAGCTTTAAAGAAAGCCTTTAAAGAAGACCCAACCGAAAAAACAACCGAGTACTACAAATTCGGTGGATGGAAACAATCCGAAAGGAAAAGGGAATTCGTGGCAGCTGGTAAAGAAGTAGCAGCTAAACGTGGAATCCCTCAATACGACCCTGATGTGGGTACTCCTCTAGGACAAAGGGTTTTAATGCCTTACAACGTGTCCACAACCGACACCTTCGTAGAAGGTGACGACCTTCACTTTGTAAACAATGCCGCCATGCAGCAGTTCTGGGATGATATCCGAAGAACTGTTGTTGTGGGATTAAACACAGCACATACTGTTATAGAAAAAAGGTTAGGTAAAGAAGTAACCCCTGAAACCATCACTCACTACCTGGAAACTGTAAACCACGCTATGCCTGGTGCAGCAGTTGTCCAAGAACACATGGTGGAAACCCACCCTCTGCTTGTTGCAGACAGTTACGTGAAAGTGTTCACTGGAAACGACGAAATCGCTGATGAAATCGACCAGAGATACGTCCTTGACATCAACAAAGAGTTCCCAGAACACCAAGCTAAAGTCTTAAAAGAAGAAGTAGGGGACGGAATGTGGACCATTGTACGGATACCAACCATTGTATCCCGTACCTGTGACGGTGGTACCACCTCCCGATGGTCTGCCATGCAAGTGGGTATGTCCATGATTTCTGCATACAAACAAGCTGCTGGTGAAGCCGCTACCGGTGACTTCGCATACGCAGCTAAACACGCAGAAGTTATTCACATGGGTACTTACCTGCCTGTAAGAAGGGCTCGAGGAGAAAACGAACCTGGAGGAATCGCCTTCGGTTACCTAGCAGACATCTGTCAGTCCTCACGTGTTAACTGGGAAGACCCTGTACGGGTTACCCTGGACGTGGTGGCTTCCGGAGCTATGCTATACGACCAGATTTGGCTAGGTTCCTACATGTCCGGTGGTGTCGGATTCACTCAGTACGCTACCGCAGCATACACTGACAACATTCTAGACGACTTTACCTACTTCGGTAAAGAATACGTGGAAGACAAATTCGGAATGACTGAAGCACCTAACACCATGGACACTGTCCTGGATGTTGGTTCTGAAGTTACCTTCTACGCTCTAGAACAGTTCGAAGAATACCCAGCATTACTGGAAACTATCTTCGGTGGATCACAGAGAGCATCCATTGTTGCAGCCGCAGCAGGATGTTCAACCGCAATGGCAACTGGAAACGCTCAAACTGGACTAAGCGCATGGTACTTATCCATGTACTTACACAAAGAACAGCACTCCAGACTTGGATTCTACGGTTACGACTTGCAGGACCAGTGTGGTGCATCCAACGTGTTCTCAATTAGGAATGACGAAGGATTACCAACTGAACTGAGAGGAGCTAACTACCCCAACTACGCCATGAACGTGGGTCACCAGGGTGAATACGCTGGTATTGCACAGGCTGCACACGCTGCCCGTGGAGACGCATTC